In Aedes albopictus strain Foshan chromosome 3, AalbF5, whole genome shotgun sequence, the following are encoded in one genomic region:
- the LOC134283901 gene encoding D-2-hydroxyglutarate dehydrogenase, mitochondrial-like — protein sequence MFLLRSIPLRASLTQRNNIQNLCLRLASTHREIPALTKERYPVKRGQFSEVTDSDVAKFESILGGSSRVLQQAEDIQGYNIDYLGSVRGYSRVVLKPKSTEEVADIMKYCNERKLAVCPQGGNTGLVGGSVPVFDEVVISLQLMDKIEQIDEYSGILVCQAGCVLGTLEEKVNDKGLVMPLDLGAKGSCHIGGNVSTNAGGLRLVRYGNLHGSVLGVEAVTAEGRVMDLMSNFKKDNTGYHLKHLFIGSEGTLGIITKLSIFCPTASKSVNVAFLGLESYDAVKNTFMAAKRGLGEILSSCEMIDEASLESSTYHFNLQSPIEKYPFYMLIETSGSNMAHDEEKLSNFLESSMENGLVLDGTVTNEPTKMRNIWKLRELIADSLINDGYCFKYDISLPLDNFYDIVLAVRDRVGPLATKVTGYGHIGDSNLHLNVSCPKFTPEIYRLLEPFVYEYTSNVRGSVSAEHGIGFLKTKYLKYSKRPESLLLMQQMKQLMDPNGILNPYKVLPQV from the exons ATGTTCCTTCTTCGTTCAATTCCTCTCAGAGCATCACTGACCCAGCGAAATAATATACAAAATTTATGCCTCCGGTTGGCATCAACTCATCGCGAAATTCCTGCGCTCACCAAGGAGCGCTACCCGGTGAAACGTGGTCAGTTCTCCGAAGTGACCGACAGTGATGTGGCAAAGTTCGAATCGATCCTCGGTGGCAGCAGTCGGGTGTTGCAACAGGCTGAGGACATTCAGGGATATAACATCGACTATCTGGGCAGTGTTCGAGGCTACAGCAGAGTAGTGCTGAAGCCGAAGAGTACCGAGGAAGTGGCGGATATCATGAAGTACTGCAACGAAAGGAAACTGGCGGTGTGTCCCCAGGGAGGAAACACCGGATTGGTCGGAGGATCCGTTCCGGTATTTGATGAAGTGGTCATATCTCTGCAGCTGATGGACAAGATTGAACAAATCGACGAATACTCAGGGATTCTAGTTTGTCAGGCTGGATGCGTTTTGGGAACTTTGGAGGAGAAAGTTAACGATAAGGGCCTGGTGATGCCACTGGATTTGGGTGCGAAGGGATCTTGCCACATTGGAGGAAACGTTTCAACAAATGCCGGTGGATTACGGTTGGTTCGTTATGGAAATCTGCACGGATCGGTGCTGGGTGTGGAAGCT GTAACAGCGGAAGGGCGAGTCATGGATCTCATGTCCAACTTTAAGAAAGACAACACCGGTTATCATCTCAAACACCTGTTCATAGGCTCGGAGGGCACATTGGGCATCATTACGAAACTGTCGATCTTCTGCCCGACGGCGTCAAAATCTGTGAACGTAGCTTTCCTGGGTTTGGAAAGCTATGATGCGGTCAAGAATACATTCATGGCAGCTAAAAGAGGACTAGGGGAAATTCTATCGTCATGCGAGATGATCGATGAGGCGTCTCTGGAGAGCAGCACATACCATTTCAATCTACA GTCTCCTATAGAGAAATATCCATTCTACATGCTGATTGAAACTTCGGGAAGCAACATGGCGCACGACGAAGAGAAACTCTCTAACTTTTTGGAAAGTTCTATGGAGAATGGGCTAGTACTGGATGGGACCGTTACGAACGAACCAACTAAAATGAGA AACATCTGGAAACTCCGCGAATTGATCGCCGATAGTCTGATCAACGATGGCTACTGTTTCAAGTATGACATCTCGCTTCCGCTGGACAATTTTTACGACATTGTCCTCGCGGTACGGGATCGTGTTGGACCACTGGCTACCAAAGTCACAGGCTATGGCCACATCGGTGATTCCAACCTGCACTTGAACGTCTCCTGTCCGAAGTTCACGCCTGAGATCTACAGACTGTTGGAACCGTTCGTGTACGAATACACCAGTAACGTGAGAGGAAGTGTTAGTGCAGAGCATGGAATAGGGTTCCTGAagacaaaatatttgaaatactCGAAGCGGCCGGAATCGCTGCTACTGATGCAACAGATGAAGCAATTGATGGATCCTAACGGAATCCTGAATCCGTATAAAGTGCTACCTCAGGTTTAA